Proteins from a single region of Nomia melanderi isolate GNS246 chromosome 9, iyNomMela1, whole genome shotgun sequence:
- the LOC116432426 gene encoding inhibitor of growth protein 2 — translation MLNQAVVEALYSATYIENYLDCVENLPNDLQRHVSRLRELDATCQTYLREVDQQQEALKNDTDLTARRRALLRVQQALIAAKEIGDEKLQIVQQVQDLIENKSRQLDLDYRNLDFGKEQESSESTRETNANVNSNSSGNANNSERQTKRARRTRTETLVESSNAMDMITMAETRSNSLSNANNGNQKKTNTTNAGKKKKRKSKQGNQQNQHREDTPPPPEDDLAIDPDEPTYCLCDQISYGEMILCDNDLCPIEWFHFSCVSLSTKPKGKWFCPKCRGDRPNVMKPKAQFLKELERYNKEKEEKS, via the exons ATGTTAAACCAAGCTGTAGTCGAGGCTTTATATTCAGCAACTTACATTGAGAATTATTTGGACTGTGTGGAGAATTTGCCAAACGATCTACAAAGACACGTTTCCCGGCTTCGAGAACTCGACGCCACTTGTCAAA CATATCTAAGGGAAGTAGATCAACAGCAGGAAGCATTAAAGAATGACACAGACTTGACTGCCAGAAGGAGAGCATTGTTAAGAGTACAACAAGCATTAATTGCTGCAAAAGAAATAGGAGATGAAAAGTTACAAATTGTGCAACAAGTACAAGATCTCATAGAGAACAAATCCAGACAATTGGATTTAGATTATCGAAATCTTG attttggAAAAGAACAAGAGAGTAGCGAATCGACACGTGAAACAAATGCTAATGTTAATTCCAACTCTTCTGGCAATGCTAATAATTCGGAGAGACAAACTAAGAGAGCTAGAAGAACAAGAACAGAAACATTGGTAGAATCTTCAAATGCAATGGACATGATTACAATGGCTGAAACACGTTCGAACTCTTTGTCCAATGCAAATAATGGCAATCAAAAGAAGACAAATACTACTAATGctgggaagaaaaagaaaagaaaatctaAACAGGGTAATCAGCAAAATCAGCATCGTGAAGATACTCCACCACCACCAGAGGATGATCTTGCAATTGATCCAGATGAGCCAACATATTGTCTTTGTGATCAAATATCATACGGTGAAATGATATTATGTGATAACGACCTGTGTCCTATAGAATGGTTCCATTTCTCATGTGTCTCGTTAAGTACTAAACCTAAAGGTAAATGGTTTTGTCCGAAATGTAGAGGAGACAGACCGAATGTCATGAAGCCCAAAGCACAATTTCTGAAAGAATTAGAAAGGTATAataaggaaaaagaagagaaatcgTAG